In Oryza sativa Japonica Group chromosome 2, ASM3414082v1, the following are encoded in one genomic region:
- the LOC4329076 gene encoding protein PAT1 homolog has product MAAQPSSSASTGDTKFDASQYAFFGNNAVEEVELGGLEDDDGIDAGFVGPGDEEYPSAYGRDMFEDEGGGSFTGVDDLAGAFSKLTRSINEPTQSGIISRGGSISRQSSTLDWAQDSYWPTQPIFGAEPGLNNESRWSQPPHLARFADSRLHRTSSSPQQDAQYNPNEHILGAMPSLLHRTSSYPQQEPQYSHTEPIPVPKSSFIPYPPSGAVSHSSPGQPHNMNMPSPPTSFQMPVSAQNELHHPQFPRGGMPPGPLGRSMAHLDSAGLSTNNLQQNALNSGPVRPNGAMLTPGLVQHNLQRPNGLVPPQMLSRHPQHGMAPIQHSPPQFSQFHAQMLGPRHPPPKGCQMYNPQRPSQMMSGFDANLAMPDLSDPRARAMLHHGVHGQHYLPQGFELAGMRMDNGWPRFRSKYMSTPEIENIARMQQAATQINDPYIDDYYHQACLAKKSAGGQLKHHFCPTLIRDPSSRARSKDEPHAYLQVDALGRLPFSSIRRPRPLLDVEQTSESSDDVTEKSASKTLDQEPMLAARITIEDGLCLLLDVDDIDRLLQFSQQQDGGLQLRNRRQALLEQLAESLQLVDPLTPSNNAPLSPNDDLVFLRIVSLPKGRKLLSRYLELVSSGSELARIACMAVFRHLRFIFGNLPSDSSAVETTTKLATAVSTCVVRLELSGLSACLAAIVCSSLQPPLRPLGHAAGDGASFIIKSVLDTATELLTDQHVASTYSMQNRALWQASFDAFFGLLTEYCMSKFDSVIHALQTQPAVAAVIGREMPVELLRASLPHTNEYQRKQLLGFAQRTVPVNNHSSHGSSNGPMTSESIPSSESWKI; this is encoded by the exons ATGGCGGCGCAGCCTTCTTCGTCGGCGTCGACGG GCGATACCAAGTTTGATGCGTCGCAGTATGCTTTCTTTGGCAACAACGCGGTGGAAGAAGTTGAGCTAGGTGGATTGGAGGATGATGATGGTATCGATGCTGGTTTTGTTGGTCCTGGTGATGAAGAATACCCTTCTGCTTATGGAAGGGATATGTTTGAG GATGAAGGTGGAGGTTCATTTACTGGCGTTGATGATCTTGCTGGAGCATTCTcaaag TTGACCAGAAGCATCAATGAACCAACACAATCGGGAATAATTAGTCGTGGGGGTTCAATTTCTAGACAAA GTTCTACTCTGGACTGGGCACAAGATTCATATTGGCCTACACAGCCTATATTTGGAGCTGAACCAGGGCTGAATAATGAAAGCCGGTGGTCTCAACCACCTCATTTAGCCCGCTTTGCTGATTCTAGACTGCACAGAACATCCTCATCGCCGCAGCAAGATGCTCAATACAATCCTAATGAACATATTCTTGGAGCAATGCCATCTCTGTTGCATAGAACTTCATCATACCCACAACAAGAGCCTCAATACAGTCACACAGAACCAATTCCGGTACCTAAATCATCATTCATTCCGTACCCTCCATCTGGTGCAGTATCCCATTCTTCGCCAGGTCAACCACATAACATGAACAtgccatctcctcccacttcatTCCAAATGCCTGTATCTGCACAAAATGAGTTACACCATCCCCAGTTTCCTCGTGGTGGTATGCCTCCAGGGCCACTTGGTCGGAGCATGGCTCATTTGGATTCAGCAGGTTTATCAACTAATAATTTGCAACAGAATGCTCTAAACAGTGGGCCAGTTCGTCCAAATGGTGCCATGCTTACACCAGGTTTGGTGCAGCACAATCTGCAGCGTCCAAATGGATTGGTCCCACCTCAAATGCTGTCACGCCATCCACAACATGGAATGGCCCCAATTCAACACTCTCCGCCACAATTCTCACAGTTCCATGCTCAGATGCTTGGTCCTCGGCATCCTCCACCAAAAGGTTGTCAGATGTACAATCCTCAGCGTCCATCACAAATGATGAGTGGATTTGATGCAAATTTGGCAATGCCTGACTTGAGTGATCCGAGAGCAAGAGCAATGCTGCACCATGGAGTGCATGGCCAGCATTATCTCCCCCAAGGTTTTGAGCTTGCTGGTATGAGGATGGATAATGGGTGGCCGCGGTTCAGATCCAAGTACATGTCCACGCCTGAAATTGAGAACATTGCAAGGATGCAGCAAGCTGCTACTCAGATCAATGATCCGTACATTGATGATTACTATCATCAAGCCTGTTTAGCTAAAAAGTCAGCAGGAGGTCAACTCAAGCACCACTTCTGTCCGACCTTGATTAGAGATCCATCATCCCGTGCACGGAGTAAAGATGAGCCACATGCGTATCTCCAGGTTGATGCTCTTGGAAGGTTACCATTTTCTTCCATCCGCAGGCCTCGTCCGCTCCTCGATGTTGAACAAACCTCTGAATCAAGTGATGACGTTACTGAAAAATCTGCTTCAAAAACACTTGACCAAGAACCAATGCTGGCTGCTAGAATCACAATTGAAGATGGCCTCTGCCTACTGCTTGATGTAGATGATATTGATCGCTTGCTGCAATTTAGCCAGCAGCAAGATGGTGGCTTGCAACTGAGAAACAGGAGACAGGCCCTCCTTGAGCAGCTGGCAGAATCCCTGCAACTAGTTGATCCACTTACACCTAGTAACAATGCACCTCTCTCACCAAATGATGATCTGGTGTTTCTCCGAATAGTCTCTCTTCCGAAGGGCCGCAAGCTACTTTCTCGTTACCTTGAACTTGTGAGTTCTGGCAGTGAGCTTGCTAGAATTGCTTGCATGGCAGTCTTCCGGCATCTAAGATTTATATTTGGAAATTTGCCATCTGATAGTAGTGCTGTTGAGACAACGACAAAACTTGCTACTGCTGTATCAACCTGTGTTGTTCGGTTGGAGTTGAGTGGACTAAGTGCTTGCCTTGCAGCTATTGTGTGTTCTTCGCTGCAACCCCCTCTGCGACCCCTTGGACATGCTGCAGGTGATGGGGCTTCTTTCATCATAAAGTCTGTACTGGACACAGCAACAGAGCTTCTCACTGATCAGCATGTGGCCTCTACCTACAGCATGCAAAACAGAGCTCTATGGCAAGCATCATTTGATGCCTTCTTTGGGCTGCTTACAGAGTACTGCATGAGTAAATTCGATAGTGTGATTCATGCATTGCAAACACAACCTGCTGTGGCAGCAGTTATAGGCAGGGAAATGCCAGTTGAATTGTTGCGTGCTAGCCTTCCCCACACAAATGAGTATCAGCGGAAGCAGTTGCTCGGTTTTGCTCAGCGCACGGTGCCTGTTAACAACCATAGTTCTCATGGGTCCAGTAATGGACCCATGACATCAGAATCTATCCCAAGTTCAGAAAGCTGGAAAATATGA